A stretch of the Mesorhizobium huakuii genome encodes the following:
- a CDS encoding M20/M25/M40 family metallo-hydrolase, with the protein MSAVSPVLDRLDKNLDQSLERLFGLLRIKSISTDPAYAADCRKAAEWLVAELKLIGFDASVRDTPGHPMVVAHHEGPAGAPHVLFYGHYDVQPVDPIELWENDPFAPAVKEVGPDHKVISGRGSADDKGQLMTFVEACRAWKQVHGNLPCRVTILFEGEEESGSPSLKPFLEANAEELKADFALVCDTGMWDRDTPSICVALRGLVGEEITVKAADRDLHSGLYGGAAANPIRILAKVLADIHDKDGHITIPGFYDGVEETPTQVLKSWETLGETAETFLGPVGLSIPSGEKGRSVLELTWARPTAEFNGIIGGYTGKGFKTVIAAEASAKVSFRLVHKQDPAKIRAAFQLFVKERIPADCSVEFHPHGGSPAIQLSYDSPFLAKAKTALSDEWPKPAVTTGSGGSIPVVGDFQTYLGMESLLVGFGLDDDRIHSPNEKYELSSFHKGQRSWARILDALTR; encoded by the coding sequence ATGTCCGCAGTTTCCCCCGTTCTCGACCGTCTCGACAAGAATCTCGACCAGAGCCTGGAACGCCTGTTCGGCCTGCTCAGGATCAAGTCGATCTCCACCGATCCGGCCTATGCCGCCGACTGCCGCAAGGCGGCGGAATGGCTGGTGGCGGAGCTCAAGCTGATCGGCTTCGATGCCAGCGTGCGCGACACGCCAGGCCACCCGATGGTGGTTGCGCATCATGAGGGGCCGGCAGGCGCGCCGCATGTGCTGTTCTATGGCCATTACGACGTGCAGCCGGTCGACCCGATCGAATTGTGGGAGAACGATCCGTTCGCGCCGGCGGTGAAGGAGGTTGGGCCCGACCACAAGGTGATATCAGGGCGCGGCTCGGCCGACGACAAGGGCCAGTTGATGACTTTCGTCGAGGCTTGCCGCGCCTGGAAACAGGTGCATGGCAATCTGCCGTGCCGTGTCACCATCCTGTTCGAAGGCGAGGAGGAGTCCGGTTCGCCGTCGCTGAAACCGTTCCTCGAGGCCAATGCCGAGGAGCTCAAGGCCGACTTCGCGCTGGTCTGCGATACCGGCATGTGGGACCGCGACACGCCGTCGATCTGCGTGGCACTGCGCGGGCTGGTCGGCGAGGAGATCACGGTCAAGGCCGCCGACCGCGACCTGCATTCCGGCCTCTATGGCGGGGCCGCCGCCAATCCGATCCGCATCCTGGCCAAGGTGCTGGCCGACATCCACGACAAGGATGGCCACATCACCATTCCGGGTTTCTATGACGGTGTCGAAGAAACGCCGACGCAGGTGCTGAAATCATGGGAGACGCTTGGCGAGACGGCCGAGACCTTCCTCGGGCCTGTCGGCCTGTCGATCCCGTCGGGCGAAAAGGGCCGCTCGGTGCTGGAATTGACCTGGGCGCGGCCGACGGCCGAGTTCAACGGCATTATCGGCGGCTATACCGGCAAGGGATTCAAGACGGTGATCGCGGCGGAAGCCTCGGCGAAAGTGTCCTTCCGCCTCGTCCACAAGCAGGACCCGGCGAAAATCCGCGCCGCCTTCCAGCTATTCGTGAAGGAGCGCATTCCGGCCGACTGTTCGGTCGAATTCCATCCGCATGGCGGCTCGCCGGCAATCCAGCTTTCCTACGACTCGCCGTTCCTGGCCAAGGCCAAGACTGCGCTGTCCGACGAATGGCCGAAGCCGGCGGTGACGACCGGCAGCGGCGGCTCGATCCCCGTGGTCGGCGACTTCCAGACCTATCTTGGCATGGAATCGCTGCTGGTCGGGTTCGGCCTCGACGACGACCGCATCCATTCGCCCAACGAGAAATATGAGCTCTCCTCCTTCCACAAGGGGCAGCGCTCCTGGGCGCGTATTCTCGATGCGCTGACACGCTGA
- a CDS encoding GlsB/YeaQ/YmgE family stress response membrane protein: MGVESLLVFIIIGAIAGWLAGLIVSGFGFGLIGNIIVGIVGAFIAGWLLPRIGFSIGGGILASIIHATIGAIILLVLVKVLKRA; the protein is encoded by the coding sequence ATGGGTGTCGAAAGCCTTCTCGTCTTCATCATCATCGGTGCCATCGCCGGCTGGCTCGCCGGTCTCATCGTTTCCGGTTTCGGCTTCGGCCTGATCGGCAACATTATCGTCGGCATCGTCGGCGCGTTTATCGCCGGCTGGCTGTTGCCGCGGATCGGCTTTTCCATCGGCGGCGGCATTCTCGCTTCCATCATCCACGCCACGATCGGCGCCATCATCCTTTTGGTGCTGGTCAAGGTCTTGAAGCGAGCGTGA
- a CDS encoding ribonuclease D — MADIRFHKHDLPDLSHYNVGAVAIDTETLGLNPHRDRLCVVQISPGDGSADVIQIAPGQKKAPNLVSLLKNRNVTKLFHFGRFDLAVLYNAFGVMAEPVFCTKIASRLTRTYTDRHGLKDICFELLGVGLSKAQQSSDWAAEMLSPEQLEYAASDVLYLHRLRDVLAGRLAREGRTKEADACFRFLPTRAKLDLMGWDEEDIFAHS, encoded by the coding sequence ATGGCCGACATCCGTTTCCACAAGCATGATTTGCCCGACCTTTCGCATTACAATGTCGGGGCGGTGGCCATCGACACCGAGACGCTGGGGCTGAACCCGCATCGCGACCGGTTGTGCGTGGTACAAATCTCGCCTGGCGACGGCAGCGCCGATGTCATCCAGATCGCACCCGGCCAGAAGAAGGCACCGAACCTCGTCAGCCTGCTCAAGAATCGCAACGTGACGAAGCTCTTCCATTTCGGCCGGTTTGACCTTGCCGTGCTCTACAATGCGTTCGGGGTGATGGCCGAACCAGTGTTCTGCACCAAGATCGCCTCACGGCTGACCCGCACCTATACCGACCGGCATGGGCTGAAGGACATCTGCTTCGAGCTTCTCGGCGTCGGCCTGTCCAAGGCGCAGCAATCGTCGGACTGGGCGGCCGAGATGCTGTCGCCCGAGCAGCTCGAATATGCCGCCTCCGATGTGCTCTATCTGCACCGGTTGCGCGATGTGCTGGCCGGGCGGCTGGCGCGCGAGGGGCGGACCAAGGAGGCCGATGCCTGCTTCCGCTTCCTGCCGACGCGGGCCAAGCTTGACCTGATGGGCTGGGACGAAGAGGATATCTTCGCTCACAGCTGA